Below is a window of Nicotiana tabacum cultivar K326 chromosome 19, ASM71507v2, whole genome shotgun sequence DNA.
GTTCTCCTAAAGAAGCATGGGAAGTTGATATGTCGATGGATGTATCCAATGATAATTTACGAGCTAAGATGGACTATGCACCTGAAGACTTTGTTATTGTGGTTGTGGGGAGTCAGCTTCTATATAAAGGCCTCTGGCTAGAACAAGCCCTTGTTTTACAGGCTTTATTACCGGTTTTTCCTGAATTAACAAATGATGGCAATTCAAACTCCCGTTTCAAGATTGTTGTACTGGCTGGGGGTTCAAATGCCAATTACAGTGTGGCTGTGGAGGTAggatctttttttcttttcttggtaTATACTTTAGCAATTTGAATGtctgtaattttttttttctttttggttcttCTCATATGTACGGGTAGTAACTTGGCAGTATGATTTCCATAGGCTATTGCGCGGAACTTGAGATATCCCAAGGGAATGGTGAAGCACGTTGCTCCTGCCGAAGATACAGATAAAACTTTGAGTGTGGCTGACCTTGTCATATATGCATCTTTCCGTGAGGAGCAATCTTTTCCAATCACTTTGCTAAAGGCAATGTGCTTTGGGAAACCTATAGTGGCTCCAGATCTACCAATGATAAAGAAATATGTACGTATCTTAACTCATTAATGGTTAGTACTTGATATGTTTTAAGACAATTATAGCTTTTCTTTGGCCTAGTTTAACACACCCAGTGCACAAAGCATTTGGTCAAACATATCTCATGCACTGAATAATTTGTCTTCACGGACTTAAATGTATAATAATAATTGACATTTAAAGAAAGGAATTAAGTGTTTTACTTATTAGGTCGATGTAGGGTGGTTTTGACTTTTAAAGCAAGGGACTGACTATTTTTACACTCTTATTAGGTCAATGATAGTGTGAATGGCTATCTTTTTCCAAAAGAAAATGTCAACGTTTTAACACAGATCATGTTGCAACTCGTATCAAATGGTGAACTATTAGTTCTAACCCACAATGCTGCTTCTGTTGGACAACATACTGCAAGGAACCTTATGGTTTCAGAAAGTGTGGAAGGGTATGCTTTATTATTGGAGAACATTCTCCGATTTCCATCCGAAGTTGCTTATCCCAAGGCTGTTACTGAAATTCCTGAAAAACCAAAAGCAGAATGGCAGTGGCATCTTTTTGAAGCGATCGAAACAAAATATTCTCAGAACCAGACTTTGAAGACCTCAAGTTATTTGAGTAAGATTGAAAGGCAATGGAATCCGACTCAAAGAGAGGGTTCTGCAGCTGTGGTGGAGAAGAATGAGAACTTTTTGTACGGCATTTGGGAGGACCACAGAAATACTGAGATAGCCAATGTGAGAAAGCGAAGAGAAGACCAAGAGGTAATTGATTCTTGGACTTGCTGTTGTTTCCCTTACTTCTTCCGTTTGATCTCCCTTGAATACTCGACTTTGTGACGTAGTCATTACTTCTACCACCAAAGCAAAAGGAGTTGTTTTGTAATTGGCACATTCCGAAGATTAATGTGACTTTTATCTGCTTGCATTTGAATTCGATGCAGTTGAAGGACAGAACCGATCAACCTCGGGGAACATGGGAAGAAGTATACAGAAATGCCAAAAGGGCTGATCGGTCCAGGAACGATTTGCGTGAAAGGGATGATGGGGAGCTTGAAAGAACTGGTCAACCATTGTGCATTTATGAACCTTATTTCGGCGAAGGGACCTGGCCCTTCTTGCATAGTACAACACTTTATCGTGGTCTTGGACTTGTGAGTCATCTTGATTTCAAATTGGTTGCTATTTCTCTTTGGCTTGCTTGGCAGGTTATGTCTGGTAGCATAAAGTTATTTGTTCTCTCCTTAGTTTTATTCATTTTCTTAAGTCATACCATGAACCCATATGTAAAATAAACtgaaattttgtgctactgaAAGAAATAGGAATTGAAGCTTTGCAATAGTGTTTGTATGTTTTAAGCTTAAACAAATCACTTTTTCCAAGCGTGTCACAAAATTGCTTTATATATTTGGtggttttctcttttccttttctttttatcaaTTTCTCTGTGGGAAATCTTTTCAAAAGTTGAATTGACAATTTGCTATAGGAGGGGTGTTTCCTTTGGCTTATCAATGCCCTTTTATTTCTCCATTGAAATATGCCAACCTGACAGCGAGAGAGAAAATATAACTTAATTTGCAAAATGACATGGTACTAGCTATAATTGGTGAAGTACTATTTATTTTCATTTAGTGTCGATATATTTAGTTATGATCTTTCAATGTGATTTACTGTCAAAGCTTTTGATAGTACGATTCATAATCTTTTTGATGCTGGTGGATAATAAAACGTCACTCCCCAGTCTGATGTGTATCTGAATTGGCTCATTGTAGTCTACCAAAGGGAGACGATCCGGTCATGATGATATTGATGGTCCTTCTCGGCTTCCACTTCTAAATAACCCTTACTATAGAGACATTCTAGGTGAATATGGAGCCTTTTTCGCTATTGCTAACAGGATTGATAGGATACACAAAAATGCCTGGATAGGGTTTCAATCTTGGAGAGCATCAGCAAGACAGGTACTCCCGCCGTTTCAATTTATGACGTAGTTTGACTTGGCataaagtttaagaaaaagatttttgaaacttgtggtcttaaacattctataacatttgtgtggctataaaaacttttcattaagggtaaaatgggtaaaaaatgatactttaaagttaaattgtttccaaatatagaaatgtgttattctttttgaaacagactaataagaaaagtgtgtcacataaattgaaacaaatgGAGTATATATTATTCATGGATGTCACCATTTTCGTTTGTACTTTAGGCAACTTGTTCTTTTGCTACATGATAGCATATCCACAGAAGAGAGAGTATGGCCCTTGTCCAATTTAGTTTAGACGCGGCTCAAATACCTTTTATGCTATAGGTTGTGTTAAGCATGCTTTCACTGTATGGGGGCAGGACTGTCTAGATTTCTCTCGCTTTTTCAGCTCTAATGAATTGCCTTTTTGACAGACTAGTTTTGGTGACAACTATCTCCATTTACCTTCTTGATGTCAAGTAACTATGTGAATGTTGGTTCACCTGTCACGACCCATACCCTGCAGTCTTTATTAGGAATAACTCGTATAAATTTGATTTCAGATGCTTCAACCTCTGCACTCAACATATTTATTAAATAAGCTATCCAACatcctaaaaataatttcaaaccTATTGAAAATGGTAGTCTATACCTGGAGTGACCTAGAGTCGAAATCACATATGACTGTTCAAATTTAAATTCATTCAAGTAAAAGTCTTGAAGAAAAACAAAGGTCCAGATGTATGCATCTAAATCATAGTTTAAGAATTTCCCGCATTGGTTGAGAGAATGAACTGTTGTCTCCTACATTCCTTATATGGTCTTGGAAAATCCTCACCTCTTTAGCTAGTTTATGTGGTTGAGTTACGCCCGAGGTCCATTTTCTTAAAAATAGTTACAATATATGCATCTATATCATCACCAATGCCTCATGGGTCTAAGTGGAGTATGATTTCTTCAAGTTAGGTTGTGCATAGAAACCTAACCTTCCCAGATGGGAAGTAAGGGCTTAAGGTGGTCCACACATGGTTGTCTCCAAAGTACGAAGTTGTAAAATAAATTCCAACTCTTCCCAAGGAAATTTGACTTAATATATTATGATCAAATAGTTAAATTCTATTACCAGAATAtggaaaaagaattttgaaatctTCTAGTATTAACTCATGCATAACTATAAACATGGCTGTGAGTCATTTTGATGAAGTACAAACATAATCATTTCTGTTATAAGTTTATGGAAATGTTGAAAATCCAGTAAAGTATCAACAAAGGCTCAAGTCTGAACATAACTTTCTTTAGCAAAATGCATAAGTTCCGTGTTATTATTCCCTTTGAGATAATGCGTAGCCACAAATATCCTATTAAAATAAGAAATTTCAAGGCCAATCACCATAATAGGCCACAATGAATCCGTTTTAAATCCTCAATTTTCTGGCTGAATAAACTAGAAACCAAGAGGTCCATCCAATTATAAAATCTAAATGTTTTACAGCATAGAAAATCttgatagttttttttttctttgagtggggtgtgtgtgtgtgtgctgaTCAATGTGGGCTTTGGAAGGTAGTTGCTATCCTAGGAGGTAACTTGTCGTGTATTGTCTCGGCCAAACAATGTGACTCATCAAGTAAAGGACTGCTAATTTGCGCTCTCAAATTTACTGCTTCAGCTGAATCTTGTCTAGATTTAAGTGGCCAGAGGTTCTTCACTTCTGCCTTGAATGGGACAAGTAACTTACCAGCaagtttgtttgaatatttttggtGTTGATAGGTCTAGCTTGGCAAGTGAATTAAGTGAATTGATGCTTTTAGTGCAAGTTGCATTACTGTACCCATTGGTTTTTATGATTTACAATTTACACTAACATTGTTGCATAAACAGCAATTGTTGTCCAACACTGCTGAAAAGTCACTAGTTGATGCTATTGAAGCGCGAAGGCATGGTGACACACTCTATTTTTGGGCTTGTATGGATGCGGACCCAAGGAACCCGCTTAGACAAGATTTCTGGTCATTTTGTGATGCTCTTAACGCTGGAAATTGCCAGTAAGACTCCCTACATTTATTAAATTTACTGTCATGATTCGCAACATCCTTGCTTCAAATAAACACTTCCTATGTTTGATATCTGTTCGTGATGTATTACCTAATGTCTTTCACGTGATCTATTGAAGGTTTGCTTTCTCTGAGGCGCTAAAAAAGATGTACGGCTTAAAACAGAATTTGAGCTCTCTTCCTCCCATGCCTATGGATGGAGACACATGGTCTGTCATGCACTCTTGGGCTTTGCCTACCAAGTCCTTCCTAGAGTTTGTAATGTTTTCAAGGTTTGAACGCTTTTTCTTAGTTGAATCCTGAGATTGAGGTCCTGGTTTATTTTCCTTAGTGAAAGTTCTGTTAAAGATGTCATCTTTCTTCGCAGGATGTTTGTTGATGCACTCGACTCACAATTTTACGAAGATCACCATCGAAGTGGCCGATGTTATCTGAGTTTGACCAAGGTAGTGTTCCTAATTTGGAAGGCACACAACATTAAAATGTGAACAAAATGCATCTTTACCATCTTTTATTCATGCATTTGCACATGCTATGGAATTTGCTCACTAAGCTCCTGTTTCTGAGACCTGGTTATTAAACAACTAGCAGATTGAGCTAAAGGAGGGAGTTATGTGAAGTCTTTAGgaaatagagaagaacaacaacaagaagaaaccCCGTGTAATCCcataaatggggtctggggaggatagtgtgcaCGCATACCTTACTCCTACCTTATTGAGATAGAGaggtttccgatagaccctcggctcaaggaacagTGGAGGagccacccaaaaaaaaaaaggaagaaaaaaactTGGTGCccagaagaaaataatattattgttgACAT
It encodes the following:
- the LOC107829505 gene encoding uncharacterized protein LOC107829505; translation: MGSLENGISLKKDQSLLRSASATGGRSNAFGQRAVRSRFARFLFVNKINYLQWICTVAVFFFFVVLFQMLLPASLMEKSGNLSSQDSGVVDLAFLKELGALDFGEDIKFEPLKLFAKFRDEAVEANGTFASRTVLRFGYRKPKLALVFANLLVDPYQIMMANVAAALREIGYEIEVLSLEDGPVRSIWKDVGVPVIIMNTNGHTKISVDWLNYDGILVNSLEAVHVLSCVMQEPFKNVPLVWTINEVTLASRLEQYISSGQNNVVDNWRKIFTRANVVVFPNYILPIAYSVCDAGNYFVIPGSPKEAWEVDMSMDVSNDNLRAKMDYAPEDFVIVVVGSQLLYKGLWLEQALVLQALLPVFPELTNDGNSNSRFKIVVLAGGSNANYSVAVEAIARNLRYPKGMVKHVAPAEDTDKTLSVADLVIYASFREEQSFPITLLKAMCFGKPIVAPDLPMIKKYVNDSVNGYLFPKENVNVLTQIMLQLVSNGELLVLTHNAASVGQHTARNLMVSESVEGYALLLENILRFPSEVAYPKAVTEIPEKPKAEWQWHLFEAIETKYSQNQTLKTSSYLSKIERQWNPTQREGSAAVVEKNENFLYGIWEDHRNTEIANVRKRREDQELKDRTDQPRGTWEEVYRNAKRADRSRNDLRERDDGELERTGQPLCIYEPYFGEGTWPFLHSTTLYRGLGLSTKGRRSGHDDIDGPSRLPLLNNPYYRDILGEYGAFFAIANRIDRIHKNAWIGFQSWRASARQQLLSNTAEKSLVDAIEARRHGDTLYFWACMDADPRNPLRQDFWSFCDALNAGNCQFAFSEALKKMYGLKQNLSSLPPMPMDGDTWSVMHSWALPTKSFLEFVMFSRMFVDALDSQFYEDHHRSGRCYLSLTKDKHCYSRVLEMLVNVWAYHSARRMMYVDPQTGLMQEQHRLKSRKGKMWVKWFQLNTLKSMDEELAEEMDTDHPKRRWLWPSTGEVFWQGIYEKERNLRNKEKEKRRQQSKDKISRIKKRTHQKALGKYVKPPPEELEHPNTTTTTATVMR